A single Aggregatilinea lenta DNA region contains:
- a CDS encoding LacI family DNA-binding transcriptional regulator, which produces MAKKPMPRRAPKPITLHDVAQHSGVSYQTVSRVINNHPYVSKDTRHRVLAAIRELDYRPNRVARSLATRRSYTLGIVTFGTNYYGPAQMMSNVERAARARGYNLTVSNVDVLSARSVHDMVEQLGGQLVDGLVLITPVLGISYEDLVSLCAGIPFVMIDAQLNARIPSVVIDQRYGSQIATQHLLDLGHRCVAEIRGPLNWFGAIARHESCLATLKAAGLEPVGQYEGNWTAEDGYTAACALLESGAAFTALVVGNDQMALGAMHALHERGVRIPEDVSIVGFDDIPEAAYFEPPLTTVRQDFGGLGEQSVEYLVSLIDEPDTPLHQRVLHPYLVVRDSTRELA; this is translated from the coding sequence ATGGCCAAAAAGCCTATGCCGCGCCGCGCCCCCAAGCCAATTACACTGCATGACGTCGCCCAACACTCCGGTGTTTCGTACCAGACAGTCTCGCGTGTCATCAACAACCATCCCTACGTCTCCAAAGACACGCGCCACCGCGTGCTGGCCGCCATCCGCGAGCTGGACTATCGCCCCAACCGCGTCGCGCGCAGCCTCGCCACGCGGCGGTCGTATACGCTCGGTATCGTCACCTTCGGCACAAACTACTACGGTCCGGCGCAGATGATGTCGAACGTCGAGCGCGCCGCCCGCGCGCGCGGCTACAACCTGACCGTCTCCAACGTGGACGTGCTCAGCGCGCGCTCGGTGCACGACATGGTCGAGCAGCTCGGCGGGCAGCTCGTGGATGGTCTGGTGCTGATCACGCCCGTGCTCGGCATTTCCTACGAGGATCTGGTGTCGCTCTGTGCCGGGATTCCGTTCGTGATGATCGACGCCCAACTGAACGCGCGCATCCCGTCGGTGGTCATCGACCAGCGCTACGGCAGCCAGATCGCCACGCAGCACCTGCTCGATCTGGGCCACCGCTGCGTCGCGGAGATTCGGGGACCACTGAACTGGTTTGGCGCCATCGCCCGGCACGAGAGCTGCCTCGCCACGTTGAAGGCGGCGGGCCTGGAACCGGTCGGCCAGTACGAAGGCAACTGGACCGCCGAAGACGGCTATACCGCCGCGTGCGCCCTGCTCGAGTCGGGCGCGGCGTTCACGGCGCTCGTAGTCGGCAACGACCAGATGGCGCTCGGCGCCATGCACGCGCTGCACGAGCGCGGCGTCCGCATCCCGGAAGACGTATCCATCGTGGGCTTCGACGACATCCCCGAAGCAGCCTACTTCGAGCCGCCGCTGACCACCGTCCGGCAGGACTTCGGCGGCCTGGGCGAGCAGAGCGTGGAATACCTCGTCAGCCTGATCGACGAGCCGGACACCCCGCTGCACCAGCGCGTGCTGCACCCGTATCTCGTCGTGCGCGACAGCACGCGAGAACTGGCATAA